In the genome of Pseudorasbora parva isolate DD20220531a chromosome 10, ASM2467924v1, whole genome shotgun sequence, one region contains:
- the grem1b gene encoding gremlin-1: MEQIRALLFTHTFSGHSSSTPTVPMASCIRVLSAMLLAVVLLSSPAQSKRNRGAIPHPDKSVPNESDRSQRGQNQNQPQRGRSRGSEEVLESSQEALHVTERRYLKRDWCKTQPLKQTIHEEGCVSRTIINRFCYGQCNSFYIPRHVRREEGAFQSCSFCKPKRFTTMSFTLSCPDLQPPTRKKRVQRVKQCRCVSIELD; this comes from the exons atggaACAGATCAGAGCTCTTCTcttcacacacaccttctctggACACAGCTCATCCACACCGACAG TGCCGATGGCCTCCTGTATTCGGGTCTTGAGTGCGATGCTCCTGGCCGTGGTTCTGCTGTCCAGCCCAGCCCAGTCCAAGCGGAACCGAGGCGCGATTCCTCATCCAGATAAAAGTGTACCGAATGAGTCGGACCGGAGCCAGAGGGGCCAGAACCAGAACCAGCCGCAGCGGGGCCGGAGCCGGGGCTCGGAGGAGGTTCTGGAGTCCAGTCAGGAGGCTCTGCATGTGACCGAGCGGCGCTATCTGAAGCGGGACTGGTGTAAGACGCAGCCGCTCAAACAGACCATCCATGAGGAGGGCTGCGTCAGCCGCACCATCATCAACCGCTTCTGCTACGGCCAGTGCAACTCCTTCTACATCCCCAGGCATGTGCGGAGAGAGGAGGGGGCCTTCCAGTCCTGCTCCTTCTGCAAACCCAAACGCTTCACCACCATGAGCTTCACCCTCAGCTGCCCCGACCTGCAGCCGCCCACACGGAAGAAGCGCGTGCAGCGGGTCAAGCAGTGCCGCTGCGTCTCCATCGAGCTGGACTGA